One window of Chloroflexus aggregans DSM 9485 genomic DNA carries:
- a CDS encoding MFS transporter, producing the protein MTHITSNLRVSILKIPAAVWRILAHSFIYGFALSIADILFNFYLVSQGYTINDVGLLSMVSRAAGMVMGLPIGWLIDRFGSQRAMIGGVIGYALGWAALLQAPALPWLIAAQFVVGACYLLAATAVTPLLALVTTEELRPLVFGMNASATLIVGLLGSAVGGVLPMGAALMMAVEPQSTVAYRVALTTVIGLSIVALWPVLVQLPAVAERRAAGEEESVGSRRLSWFMLLWMALPSFLLGVGGGAILPFQNLFFRDQFGLSDAGVGLTLSLASLGAGVGALLGAPVVRRIGLQRGAALLRLGATPAMLLMLTPWLPLAIIGFFARGFFIAASYPMNDALVMGATPTTQRGLAMSLMSLLWAGGWAISAVIWGWVTPIFGYGPQIVAAALAYALSALVIWSLRLQRSAEQTAA; encoded by the coding sequence ATGACTCACATCACATCCAACCTGCGCGTATCGATCCTCAAGATTCCGGCTGCGGTTTGGCGTATTTTGGCCCACAGTTTTATTTACGGTTTCGCCCTTAGTATTGCCGATATTTTGTTCAATTTTTACCTCGTTAGTCAAGGTTATACCATCAATGACGTGGGTTTGCTGTCGATGGTGAGCCGGGCTGCCGGTATGGTGATGGGGTTACCGATCGGTTGGCTTATCGACCGGTTCGGGTCACAACGCGCAATGATCGGTGGTGTGATAGGGTATGCGCTTGGCTGGGCGGCACTCTTACAGGCGCCGGCATTGCCGTGGCTCATTGCTGCCCAATTTGTCGTTGGGGCTTGCTATCTGCTGGCTGCTACTGCAGTTACTCCGTTGCTGGCGTTGGTGACTACCGAAGAGCTGCGTCCTCTCGTCTTCGGTATGAATGCTTCGGCGACATTGATAGTCGGCTTGCTCGGAAGTGCTGTTGGTGGGGTGTTGCCGATGGGAGCAGCCTTGATGATGGCCGTTGAGCCGCAATCTACTGTGGCTTACCGGGTGGCTCTCACGACGGTGATAGGGTTGAGTATTGTGGCGTTATGGCCGGTACTGGTGCAGCTCCCGGCGGTGGCGGAGAGACGTGCCGCCGGTGAGGAGGAATCGGTTGGATCGCGCCGGCTCTCGTGGTTCATGCTGCTCTGGATGGCTTTGCCCTCGTTTCTGCTCGGTGTTGGTGGTGGCGCAATTTTGCCGTTTCAGAATCTCTTTTTTCGCGATCAGTTTGGTTTGAGCGACGCCGGAGTCGGGTTGACTCTATCGCTGGCTTCGCTTGGCGCCGGCGTTGGGGCATTGCTGGGTGCGCCGGTGGTCCGTCGTATCGGCTTGCAACGCGGTGCCGCATTGCTACGGTTAGGTGCGACACCGGCAATGTTGCTGATGTTAACACCATGGTTGCCGCTCGCCATTATTGGGTTTTTTGCCCGTGGCTTTTTCATTGCTGCCAGTTATCCGATGAACGATGCCTTGGTGATGGGGGCTACGCCCACCACTCAGCGTGGGCTTGCTATGAGCTTGATGAGTTTGCTCTGGGCCGGTGGTTGGGCTATTTCGGCGGTGATTTGGGGGTGGGTAACACCGATCTTTGGGTATGGGCCGCAGATTGTTGCTGCTGCTTTGGCCTATGCCCTCTCGGCGTTGGTGATTTGGAGTCTGCGTCTGCAACGATCGGCAGAGCAGACGGCTGCATAG
- a CDS encoding acylphosphatase, producing MDIVRAHVFISGRVQGVSFRAYTRDRAREANVKGWVRNLSDGRVEAVFEGSRPAVQKLISWCYSGPSQARVERVEVHWEEPTGQESTFTIVW from the coding sequence GTGGATATCGTTCGTGCTCATGTCTTTATCTCCGGTCGTGTCCAGGGGGTTAGCTTTCGTGCGTACACCCGTGACCGGGCGCGCGAAGCAAACGTCAAAGGATGGGTACGGAATCTGAGTGATGGTCGCGTGGAGGCAGTCTTTGAAGGAAGTCGACCGGCTGTCCAAAAGCTTATTAGTTGGTGCTATAGCGGTCCTAGCCAGGCACGGGTTGAACGGGTGGAAGTCCACTGGGAAGAACCGACCGGCCAAGAGAGCACCTTCACCATTGTCTGGTAA
- a CDS encoding Crp/Fnr family transcriptional regulator: MQQNIIENLRRVELFDGLNNQELLQIATICKVRRLGAGQTVFNEGDEGDELFIIHEGCVRIAINTRTANGTFAPSTINLLYSGQSFGEMVLLGGATRSATVTCVDPCVLLVIRERDFAALCDRNPRIGYLVMRNIAADLAYKLRSSNLLLRGNIRWQKGELGKR; encoded by the coding sequence ATGCAGCAAAACATTATTGAAAACCTGCGGCGGGTTGAGTTATTCGACGGCTTGAACAACCAGGAGTTGTTACAGATCGCCACCATCTGTAAGGTGCGACGATTAGGAGCCGGGCAGACGGTGTTCAACGAAGGTGATGAGGGTGATGAATTGTTCATTATCCACGAAGGGTGTGTCCGGATTGCGATCAATACCCGTACCGCAAACGGCACATTTGCACCTTCGACGATCAATTTGCTCTACAGTGGGCAAAGCTTTGGCGAAATGGTTCTGCTCGGCGGAGCTACTCGTTCGGCAACGGTGACGTGCGTTGATCCATGCGTGCTGTTGGTAATCCGTGAACGCGATTTTGCAGCGTTATGCGACCGTAACCCGCGCATCGGCTATCTGGTCATGCGCAACATAGCCGCCGATCTGGCGTATAAGTTACGCTCGTCCAATCTCCTGCTGCGCGGCAACATTCGTTGGCAGAAGGGAGAGCTGGGTAAGAGGTGA
- the smc gene encoding chromosome segregation protein SMC, whose translation MYLKRLEIQGFKTFASRTVFEFQPGIIAVVGPNGSGKSNLADAVRWVLGEQSMSALRCKQAGELLFAGGGRRPPAGLAEVALTIDNSDRLLPLDFDEVTITRRVTRTGENEYFINRARVRLRDLLAAVEPLGGSYTIINQGLVDAALTLRPADRRRLFEDAAEIGGFELRKTEALRRLRESEMNLQRVADLLAELEPRLRTLRRQAGQARQYREWQTELHHLLAHWHHAQWREAQALAQQAQTLAQQADDEVARRRAIHAETAAAVQTKRAALRERREALSALHHQATVLHQQAETLQRDLAIEHERLAAAAQRSEEMERHLMILAEQYQAALYERDRVVAMLTQLAQEIATIQDELARADHERGVDEQARAALAAELQAAQERALQAARAEATVVSQIEQLLTQQARLRTELERLATSLTQATGATDTARIAVTDAQTALAHAEQMYQESSAAVQAARQELDRLRAARTAIDEQRATCRHTVAEREARLEALTRLARSHAGAFAGVKAALEWAERNGRTGFTLVQQIIRVPPTLETAIEVALGARLQHIVVEQWRDAEDAIAELRRSGVGRATFLPLDTLRRPQHDGRRPTFSTNVIGIAAELVEYDPRYAVVVEQLLGRTLVVADLATARSELRHLPPGWTIVTLAGEQVQSGGAVTGGAPTRESGVLRRERELRELPALVAETRAQLAAIDEQRAVIEAELQAVTHRLRQAEQAERDAHRRRETARNVLDQAQHRARQVEQEQQWVITQQERLLNDLNALTEQITALQARQATLRDEHAAAEAALAVVRERYEQHVLVSRTVQERLANQRAALTAARSRQQMLTELRNRHEQTIAGIEQQQRELEAALQALQTERAQRETTYATGLARQQHVLAELNSLQAQIDPAETELKTAEAELAELEAAESRATAELLAAEADHSRFVREAQRAADRLETLFERAVADGVDLTKPPPASPAPPTDELPAAIEALRARIVRLGVVNPLALEEYEEAAKRHTFLTAQADDLRAASATLHQLIAELDGAMNHRFQLTFQAIAAEFSATFQELFGGGSARLELIDADDTGDEGNGKRTTLGVEIIARPPGKRPQNIALLSGGERTLTAVALLFAILKVNPSPFCILDETDAALDESNVGRFRTMLQRLSDRTQFILITHNRGTIEVADTLYGVSMGDDGASRVVSLRVEEYVGAAQ comes from the coding sequence ATGTACCTCAAACGATTAGAAATTCAAGGCTTTAAGACGTTTGCCTCACGTACCGTTTTCGAGTTTCAGCCGGGTATTATCGCCGTCGTTGGCCCGAACGGTAGTGGCAAATCGAATCTGGCCGACGCAGTACGCTGGGTGCTCGGTGAGCAGAGTATGAGCGCACTGCGCTGTAAGCAGGCCGGCGAGTTGTTGTTTGCCGGTGGCGGACGCCGCCCTCCGGCGGGGTTGGCCGAGGTCGCTCTGACTATTGACAATAGCGACCGGCTGCTCCCGCTCGATTTTGATGAGGTGACGATTACTCGTAGGGTGACGCGCACCGGTGAAAATGAGTATTTCATTAATCGGGCACGGGTTCGGCTCCGCGATCTATTGGCAGCAGTTGAACCGCTCGGTGGGTCGTACACGATTATCAATCAGGGTCTAGTTGATGCAGCTCTGACCCTGCGCCCTGCCGATCGGCGCCGATTGTTTGAAGATGCAGCAGAAATTGGTGGCTTTGAGTTGCGCAAGACCGAAGCACTGCGCCGTTTACGCGAAAGCGAGATGAATTTGCAACGAGTCGCCGATCTGCTGGCCGAACTCGAACCACGTCTACGCACGTTACGTCGGCAGGCCGGTCAGGCTCGTCAGTACCGCGAATGGCAGACCGAATTACACCATTTGTTGGCGCATTGGCATCACGCCCAGTGGCGCGAAGCGCAAGCGCTGGCGCAGCAGGCACAAACGCTCGCCCAACAGGCCGACGATGAGGTGGCCCGCCGGCGTGCGATCCACGCCGAGACGGCTGCCGCGGTGCAGACGAAACGCGCGGCTCTCCGTGAACGGCGTGAGGCGCTCAGTGCGCTGCACCATCAGGCTACCGTCTTGCACCAACAGGCTGAGACGCTGCAACGCGATTTGGCGATTGAGCACGAGCGATTAGCGGCTGCGGCCCAACGTAGCGAAGAGATGGAACGGCATCTGATGATATTGGCCGAACAGTATCAAGCCGCACTTTACGAGCGTGATCGGGTCGTTGCGATGCTGACGCAGCTCGCACAAGAGATTGCTACCATCCAAGACGAGCTTGCACGTGCCGATCATGAACGCGGTGTTGACGAACAAGCACGGGCTGCGTTGGCGGCTGAGCTGCAAGCAGCCCAAGAGCGAGCATTACAAGCCGCCCGCGCCGAAGCAACCGTCGTCAGCCAGATCGAGCAGCTATTAACCCAACAGGCACGACTACGTACCGAACTGGAACGGTTAGCCACCTCATTAACTCAGGCAACCGGTGCCACCGATACCGCTCGGATTGCAGTGACGGACGCCCAAACCGCATTGGCACACGCCGAACAGATGTATCAGGAGAGCAGCGCTGCGGTGCAAGCTGCGCGCCAAGAACTTGACCGCCTCCGTGCTGCCCGTACCGCCATCGATGAGCAGCGCGCGACTTGTCGCCACACAGTGGCCGAACGTGAGGCGCGTCTCGAAGCCCTTACCCGCCTTGCCCGTTCTCACGCCGGTGCCTTCGCCGGCGTCAAGGCAGCGCTCGAATGGGCAGAACGAAACGGACGAACCGGTTTTACCCTCGTTCAACAGATCATTCGCGTCCCTCCCACCCTGGAGACGGCGATTGAAGTCGCACTCGGTGCCCGCTTGCAACACATCGTGGTCGAACAGTGGCGTGACGCCGAAGACGCTATCGCCGAACTCCGCCGTAGTGGTGTAGGACGAGCGACATTTCTGCCACTTGATACACTGCGCCGACCGCAGCACGATGGGCGTCGTCCGACTTTTTCCACCAACGTCATCGGGATTGCAGCCGAGCTTGTCGAGTATGACCCGCGCTATGCCGTTGTCGTTGAGCAATTGCTCGGTCGCACACTTGTTGTCGCCGATCTGGCAACGGCACGGTCTGAATTGCGTCATCTTCCACCGGGTTGGACGATTGTCACCCTTGCCGGTGAACAGGTTCAGAGCGGCGGTGCCGTCACCGGTGGTGCCCCCACTCGCGAAAGCGGTGTGTTGCGTCGCGAGCGTGAACTGCGTGAATTACCGGCCCTCGTCGCCGAGACCCGTGCGCAACTAGCCGCTATCGATGAACAACGGGCAGTGATCGAGGCCGAATTACAAGCCGTCACTCATCGTTTGCGGCAGGCCGAGCAAGCGGAACGCGACGCCCATCGCCGCCGCGAGACGGCACGCAACGTACTTGATCAGGCGCAGCACCGTGCCCGTCAGGTCGAACAAGAGCAGCAATGGGTAATCACGCAACAAGAACGGCTCCTTAACGACCTCAACGCGCTCACCGAACAGATAACGGCATTGCAAGCGCGCCAGGCGACGTTGCGCGACGAGCACGCTGCTGCCGAAGCTGCACTGGCGGTGGTGCGTGAACGCTACGAGCAGCACGTTCTCGTTAGCCGCACCGTCCAAGAGCGGTTAGCCAACCAACGGGCAGCGCTCACCGCTGCCAGGAGCCGGCAACAGATGCTGACCGAACTGCGCAACCGACACGAGCAAACCATAGCCGGTATCGAACAACAGCAACGCGAATTGGAGGCGGCGTTGCAGGCGTTACAGACGGAACGTGCGCAACGGGAAACGACCTACGCTACCGGCCTTGCCCGTCAACAACACGTACTGGCTGAGCTGAATAGTCTACAGGCACAGATCGATCCGGCAGAGACTGAACTGAAGACTGCTGAAGCCGAATTAGCCGAGTTAGAGGCAGCCGAGAGCCGTGCTACCGCCGAATTGCTGGCCGCCGAAGCCGATCATAGCCGTTTCGTGCGAGAGGCACAACGGGCCGCCGACCGGCTCGAAACCCTTTTCGAGCGTGCAGTTGCCGATGGTGTCGATCTGACAAAGCCACCACCTGCTAGCCCCGCACCACCCACGGACGAACTACCGGCGGCTATCGAAGCGCTACGTGCGCGCATTGTGCGGCTTGGTGTTGTGAATCCGTTGGCCCTCGAAGAGTATGAAGAAGCGGCCAAACGCCATACGTTTCTGACCGCTCAAGCCGACGACTTACGCGCAGCCAGTGCGACGTTGCACCAACTGATCGCCGAACTCGATGGAGCAATGAATCATCGCTTCCAGCTCACTTTTCAAGCGATAGCAGCGGAATTCAGCGCCACTTTTCAAGAGCTGTTCGGTGGTGGCAGTGCTCGCCTTGAACTGATCGATGCCGATGATACCGGCGATGAAGGCAACGGCAAACGCACGACGCTGGGCGTCGAGATTATCGCTCGTCCACCGGGTAAACGGCCCCAAAACATTGCCTTACTCTCCGGCGGCGAACGCACACTGACGGCGGTAGCACTGTTGTTTGCCATTTTGAAGGTCAATCCGAGTCCGTTCTGCATTCTCGATGAGACCGACGCAGCACTCGATGAAAGTAATGTAGGACGCTTCCGCACAATGCTGCAACGGCTTAGCGATCGAACGCAATTCATCTTGATCACACACAATCGTGGTACGATTGAGGTAGCCGATACGCTCTATGGGGTCAGTATGGGCGATGATGGTGCGTCGCGCGTTGTTTCACTGCGCGTCGAAGAGTATGTGGGAGCTGCGCAATGA
- a CDS encoding lysylphosphatidylglycerol synthase transmembrane domain-containing protein, with protein sequence MKHKNIPSSPPPNSPTDQPPDPPMHERAFMGVHRWKLITSIFISLAVIVLAIANRAWIAEAFSLLNDAKPGWLFAAFVLIALSYLISAQVFNIVLHSLGYRMNLLRLWATALTAIIISQSVPAGGVGSYAFLMSNFNRRGIRAGESALIASLETLSYVVAMLLIFSFSLGYFAWHGLRAAGASYLAALIGLAVIGTAIFVLTRSEDTLRRWLSSVQDGLGRLFGQRWSSTWIDRIVADLVRGRNLLIHRRRDVILLVLVQLTALSGHSLAMLLVLHALGTDVTFAVVLSAFGVALVTSTFNILPGGGGTVEAALVAVLSQMGVGPAAVPAAIIFRLFNYWLATPIAAICYHWLMHEPVTPLVQAKLSRGRREAPSHD encoded by the coding sequence ATGAAGCATAAAAACATCCCATCGTCACCTCCTCCGAATTCACCAACCGACCAACCGCCTGATCCACCAATGCACGAAAGGGCATTTATGGGCGTGCATCGCTGGAAACTGATTACAAGCATTTTCATTAGCCTGGCAGTTATCGTACTGGCTATTGCCAATCGCGCGTGGATCGCCGAAGCGTTCAGTTTGCTGAATGATGCCAAACCCGGTTGGCTATTCGCCGCTTTCGTTCTGATTGCCTTGAGCTATCTCATCAGCGCGCAAGTCTTTAATATCGTGCTCCATTCCCTCGGTTATCGCATGAACCTCTTGCGCCTGTGGGCAACTGCACTCACCGCAATTATCATCAGTCAATCAGTACCCGCCGGTGGCGTTGGTAGTTATGCCTTCCTGATGAGCAACTTCAACCGCCGTGGGATTCGGGCCGGCGAATCGGCGCTGATCGCTTCACTGGAAACGTTGAGTTATGTTGTTGCCATGCTGCTCATCTTCTCGTTTAGCCTCGGCTACTTCGCATGGCATGGCCTCAGAGCTGCCGGAGCGAGCTATCTGGCGGCACTGATCGGATTGGCAGTCATCGGTACGGCGATCTTTGTTCTCACTCGTAGTGAAGACACGTTACGGCGCTGGCTGAGTAGCGTACAGGATGGGTTAGGTCGTCTGTTTGGTCAACGCTGGAGTAGCACATGGATTGACCGCATTGTCGCCGATCTAGTCCGTGGCCGTAACTTGCTCATCCACCGACGGCGTGATGTGATCTTGTTAGTTCTAGTCCAGCTCACCGCCCTCAGCGGCCATAGTTTGGCGATGTTACTTGTGCTGCACGCATTGGGCACGGATGTGACATTTGCAGTAGTCTTGTCCGCCTTCGGTGTAGCATTGGTAACGTCTACCTTCAATATCCTCCCCGGTGGCGGTGGGACGGTTGAAGCGGCGTTGGTCGCCGTGTTAAGCCAGATGGGAGTAGGACCGGCGGCAGTACCGGCAGCCATTATTTTTCGGCTGTTTAATTACTGGTTAGCGACTCCGATTGCAGCAATCTGCTATCACTGGCTCATGCACGAACCGGTGACACCGTTAGTTCAGGCAAAGTTGTCGCGCGGGCGGCGTGAAGCCCCTTCACACGATTAA
- a CDS encoding deoxyguanosinetriphosphate triphosphohydrolase, translated as MSQPSIREMHEALEARILSPYAAKSAAAVRDQPEPPCPIRTAYQRDRDRILHSKPFRRLKHKTQVFIAPLGDHYRTRLTHTLEVTQIARTVARALRLNEDLTEAIGLGHDIGHAPFGHAGETALSRICPGHFRHNEQSLRIVEVLENGGAGLNLTFAVREGIYMHSKVQRDITAKAWGIASTLEGQIIKICDSIAYINHDIDDAIRAGILRTEDLPADCIAILGDTHSKRLATMVSDMIYHNWWATGEGTAPDTLTLSMSPTILAATNKLRHFLYETVYHRPEAKAENEKVRFIIETLYDYFVRHPEAIPAELMAVVERRGEPVEQAVVDYIAGMTDRYALTVFKRIFVPRTWGTL; from the coding sequence ATGTCCCAACCCTCGATACGTGAAATGCACGAGGCGCTCGAAGCGCGCATCCTCTCACCTTACGCCGCCAAAAGCGCTGCTGCCGTGCGCGACCAACCGGAACCGCCATGTCCGATCCGTACCGCTTACCAGCGTGACCGTGACCGTATTTTGCACTCCAAACCGTTTCGTCGGCTTAAACACAAAACACAGGTATTTATCGCACCCCTCGGTGACCACTACCGTACTCGCCTGACCCATACCCTCGAAGTGACGCAAATTGCTCGCACGGTGGCGCGTGCTCTGCGGCTTAATGAAGACCTGACCGAAGCGATCGGTCTTGGGCACGACATTGGTCATGCTCCCTTCGGGCATGCCGGTGAGACGGCGCTGAGTCGGATCTGCCCCGGTCACTTTCGCCACAACGAACAATCACTGCGCATTGTGGAAGTCCTTGAAAACGGGGGAGCCGGCCTGAATCTCACGTTTGCGGTGCGCGAGGGCATCTATATGCACTCAAAGGTGCAGCGCGACATCACCGCTAAAGCCTGGGGGATAGCCAGCACACTTGAAGGTCAGATCATTAAAATCTGCGATAGTATCGCCTATATCAACCACGATATTGACGATGCAATACGTGCCGGCATTCTACGAACCGAAGACTTACCTGCCGATTGCATTGCCATCCTCGGCGACACCCATAGCAAACGACTGGCCACGATGGTTAGTGACATGATCTACCACAACTGGTGGGCAACCGGCGAGGGAACGGCTCCTGATACCCTTACGCTATCGATGAGTCCGACTATCTTAGCTGCCACCAACAAACTGCGTCATTTTCTGTATGAGACGGTCTACCACCGGCCAGAAGCCAAAGCCGAGAATGAAAAGGTTCGTTTCATTATCGAAACGCTGTACGACTATTTTGTGCGCCATCCCGAAGCGATCCCGGCTGAACTGATGGCAGTCGTTGAACGGCGAGGCGAACCGGTTGAACAAGCGGTTGTCGATTACATTGCCGGTATGACCGACCGGTACGCACTCACCGTCTTCAAACGTATCTTCGTACCCCGCACGTGGGGTACGCTCTAG
- a CDS encoding shikimate kinase, whose translation MVWDPNWLERPIALIGLSGCGKSTLARLLARALCWPWYDTDAAVAASAGMSVADLFQVYGEAEFRARESAALAEALREPQVIATGGGIVLQAENRRMLHDQATVIWLDATDTTILARLAADAEQRPLLRGDAAARLAELRAQRTPLYAELADLTFQTDGVMPIDLVQRMLAALRYGR comes from the coding sequence ATGGTCTGGGATCCTAATTGGCTCGAACGACCGATTGCGTTGATCGGGTTGAGCGGATGTGGCAAATCAACGTTGGCCCGCTTGTTGGCTCGTGCGTTGTGTTGGCCGTGGTACGATACTGATGCCGCAGTAGCCGCCTCGGCCGGTATGAGTGTGGCCGATCTGTTTCAGGTGTATGGTGAAGCTGAGTTTCGTGCTCGCGAATCGGCGGCCCTGGCCGAGGCACTGCGTGAGCCACAAGTGATCGCTACCGGTGGTGGTATTGTCTTGCAGGCTGAAAACCGTCGAATGCTGCACGATCAGGCGACCGTGATCTGGCTCGATGCGACTGATACCACTATTCTTGCGCGCCTCGCTGCTGATGCCGAACAGCGCCCTTTGCTGCGCGGTGACGCTGCGGCTCGTCTGGCCGAATTACGCGCTCAGCGCACGCCGCTCTATGCCGAGTTGGCCGATTTGACCTTCCAGACCGATGGAGTGATGCCTATCGATCTGGTGCAGCGAATGCTGGCAGCGTTGCGCTACGGGCGCTAA
- a CDS encoding nucleotidyl transferase family protein codes for MIHAAELADILNGRVGSLTIAPDGTLRIDDPPPGAIFPGSFNPLHEGHIGLQRAVVVMTGQPVHFELTIRNADKGELSLAEIERRVAQFRGRYYVILAAAPLFVQKARLYPGRAFVLGYDTALRLVSPTYYGSYEAMQAAFAAIAAANCRFFVAGRLIDGRFCTLADLNLPIGYEKLFIPVPEHLFRRDISSTELRSREMSDTPNTTNR; via the coding sequence ATGATCCACGCCGCTGAATTAGCCGACATTCTCAACGGCCGTGTCGGTTCACTGACGATTGCCCCTGACGGCACCTTGCGCATTGACGATCCACCACCGGGAGCCATCTTTCCCGGCAGTTTTAATCCGTTGCACGAGGGCCATATCGGGTTGCAGCGGGCGGTTGTGGTGATGACCGGTCAACCGGTCCATTTCGAGCTGACTATTCGCAATGCCGACAAAGGTGAGTTATCGCTAGCCGAGATCGAGCGGCGGGTCGCCCAGTTTCGCGGTCGCTATTACGTCATTCTTGCCGCAGCACCACTGTTTGTCCAGAAGGCGCGTCTCTACCCCGGACGTGCCTTCGTGCTTGGGTATGACACAGCCCTCCGGCTGGTCTCACCAACGTACTACGGCAGCTATGAAGCTATGCAAGCCGCCTTCGCAGCTATTGCCGCTGCTAACTGCCGCTTCTTCGTCGCCGGACGCCTAATCGACGGTCGTTTCTGCACACTCGCCGATCTAAACCTCCCGATCGGTTACGAAAAGCTCTTCATCCCCGTCCCCGAACATCTCTTTCGGCGTGACATCTCTTCCACCGAATTGCGATCGCGGGAGATGAGCGACACACCGAACACGACAAATAGATGA
- the recO gene encoding DNA repair protein RecO, with amino-acid sequence MRERVYRSEAVILRRNDVAEADRLLLIATPKGKRWVIAKGARKTKSRLAGHIELFTHVHMMLAVGRNLDIVTQSQIVHAFPTLRSELSRLGCGYYAAELYDRFTVEEDDNPPLFQLLVETFMSLDRSPQPDLTLRSFELHLLHLLGYRPQLHRCVVCDDILTPDADRYSPTLGGVLCPRDRAADPAALSMSEGAFRLLRYLQTQPITVSERLRISVETRREVTDLLRASLRYLLERDLKSAEFLDRLLSLS; translated from the coding sequence ATGCGAGAGCGAGTTTATCGCAGCGAAGCTGTCATTCTTCGCCGTAATGATGTTGCCGAAGCCGACCGTCTCCTGCTCATTGCTACCCCAAAGGGTAAGCGATGGGTCATTGCCAAAGGCGCGCGCAAAACAAAAAGCCGACTGGCCGGTCACATCGAACTCTTCACGCACGTACATATGATGCTTGCCGTCGGTCGTAATCTTGATATTGTCACCCAAAGTCAGATAGTACATGCTTTTCCAACCTTACGCTCCGAGCTGAGCCGTCTCGGCTGTGGTTATTACGCTGCTGAATTGTACGATCGTTTCACCGTGGAAGAAGACGACAACCCGCCGCTGTTCCAGCTTCTCGTCGAGACCTTCATGTCACTCGATCGTAGCCCACAACCCGATCTCACCCTGCGCAGCTTCGAGCTACATCTCCTCCACCTGCTTGGTTATCGCCCGCAACTGCACCGTTGCGTCGTTTGTGACGATATTTTGACACCTGATGCCGATCGGTATAGTCCAACACTGGGTGGTGTTCTCTGCCCGCGCGATCGGGCCGCCGATCCGGCTGCGTTATCGATGAGCGAAGGGGCGTTTCGTCTGCTCCGCTATCTCCAGACGCAACCGATAACCGTCAGTGAACGTTTACGTATCTCGGTGGAAACCCGTCGTGAAGTTACCGATTTGCTACGGGCCAGTTTGCGGTACCTGCTCGAACGTGATCTGAAATCGGCTGAGTTTCTTGATCGTCTCTTATCGTTATCGTAG